One window from the genome of Bradyrhizobium xenonodulans encodes:
- a CDS encoding aminotransferase: protein MTDIKTIAEQDRLTVLHPFTQLKDFATGKIGDPTIVTGGKGIRIEDAQGHSYIDGFAGLYCVNIGYGRTEVAEAIARQAYQLAYYHTYAAHTTEELATLSHRLVRMAPGKPSKVFYGLSGSDANETQAKLVWYYNNLRGQPKKKKIISRERGYHGCSVISGSMTGMSFYHDHMDLPFPGILHTGAPHHYWGAEPGETEESFSRRRAAELEELIVKEGPETIGAFIAEPVLGTGGITPPPVGYWREIQAVLRRYDVLLIADEVICGFGRTGADFGSTLYEMEPDLVTVAKGLTSGYVPLSAAIVGEKVYAVMEEAADRVGAFSHGYTYSGHPIAAAAANAVLDIVERERLSDRAKTVGAHFQKRLKEKFAQLEIVGEVRGVGLLGAIEFVADRQTKRRFDPELKVGARISKAARDRGLIARAMPHGDILGFAPPLVVSEAEIDEIVDLAYKATKQVMDELAK from the coding sequence ATGACTGATATAAAGACTATCGCTGAACAAGATCGCTTGACCGTTCTCCATCCTTTCACCCAACTCAAGGACTTCGCAACCGGTAAGATTGGCGATCCTACAATCGTCACTGGAGGAAAAGGCATCCGCATCGAAGATGCGCAGGGGCACAGCTATATCGATGGCTTTGCGGGACTCTACTGCGTAAACATCGGATACGGCCGGACCGAAGTGGCTGAAGCCATTGCACGGCAGGCTTACCAATTGGCCTACTACCACACATATGCGGCGCATACGACCGAGGAGCTCGCCACTTTGTCGCACCGTCTTGTGCGGATGGCCCCCGGTAAGCCAAGCAAGGTATTCTACGGACTGTCCGGATCGGATGCGAACGAAACGCAGGCGAAGCTTGTCTGGTACTACAACAATCTTCGTGGCCAACCAAAGAAGAAAAAGATCATCTCACGCGAGCGGGGCTATCACGGTTGCTCGGTCATTTCCGGCTCAATGACTGGCATGTCGTTTTACCACGATCATATGGATCTTCCCTTTCCTGGTATTCTGCACACAGGCGCGCCCCACCACTACTGGGGAGCCGAGCCGGGCGAGACGGAAGAGTCGTTTTCTCGTCGGCGGGCGGCGGAGCTTGAAGAGCTAATCGTTAAGGAGGGGCCAGAAACGATCGGGGCGTTTATTGCCGAGCCAGTGCTTGGTACAGGCGGGATCACGCCCCCGCCTGTCGGCTACTGGCGCGAAATTCAGGCCGTGCTGAGGCGCTATGACGTTCTTCTGATCGCAGATGAGGTCATTTGCGGATTCGGTCGAACCGGCGCTGATTTCGGCAGCACGCTTTACGAGATGGAGCCGGATCTGGTCACGGTCGCGAAAGGCCTAACATCCGGCTACGTTCCGCTCTCGGCTGCCATTGTTGGCGAGAAGGTATATGCCGTGATGGAGGAGGCGGCGGATCGGGTGGGAGCATTTTCTCATGGCTACACTTATTCCGGCCATCCGATCGCGGCAGCTGCTGCCAATGCGGTCCTCGATATTGTCGAGCGGGAGCGTCTCAGCGACCGCGCCAAGACTGTCGGCGCGCATTTCCAAAAGCGGCTCAAGGAAAAATTTGCACAGCTGGAGATTGTCGGCGAAGTCCGAGGTGTGGGCTTGCTCGGCGCGATCGAGTTTGTCGCCGATCGTCAGACGAAGCGCCGATTTGATCCAGAACTCAAGGTGGGAGCGCGGATTTCTAAGGCCGCTCGCGATCGGGGGCTCATTGCACGAGCTATGCCGCACGGAGACATCCTTGGATTTGCT